In Etheostoma cragini isolate CJK2018 chromosome 9, CSU_Ecrag_1.0, whole genome shotgun sequence, the following are encoded in one genomic region:
- the adcyap1r1b gene encoding pituitary adenylate cyclase-activating polypeptide type I receptor isoform X1 — protein sequence MSAANIALLLLLFPKVSSQQVPSNCVIKREQERCLIMMASDDPGNYPEFGCPRMWDNLTCWEPAAFGEVVEVNCPELFYQSMIEEDFERGKVSRNCTEFGWSETFPHYIDACMGEDGNGSHPADNVYFVSVKALYTVGYSTSLVSLTTAMVILCRFRKLHCTRNFIHMNLFVSFILRAISVFIKDGVLYAKEDSEHCFIRTLECRAVIIFFHYCVLSNYFWLFIEGLYLFTLLVETFFPEKRYFYWYIIIGWGTPTVCVTIWAVLKLHFDDVGCWDMNDNAAIWWVIKGPVLASIMINFVLFIGIIIILVQKLQSPDIGGNESSIYLRLARSTLLLIPLFGIHYTVFAFSPENVSKRERLVFELGLGSFQGFVVAVLYCFLNGEYIPQGAIGDQEEMAQLDGEQILCCGPEAPASFAGEQWGQRGHAAVHPQQEQLADPHVQPAGRDPGHLNGTVSAPDATQPATPTLVPMTSLTNPFLNPYPDPYPDETVMETQLHSSDPEQPLV from the exons atgtctgCTGCTAACAtcgccctcctcctcctcctcttccccaaG GTTTCCAGCCAACAGGTCCCCTCTAACTGTGTGATCAAGAGGGAGCAGGAGAGATGCCTGATAATGATGGCCTCGGATGATCCTGGGAACTATCCAGAAtttg GCTGTCCTAGGATGTGGGACAACCTGACGTGTTGGGAGCCGGCCGCGTTCGGCGAGGTCGTCGAAGTCAACTGTCCTGAACTCTTCTATCAGTCCATGATTGAAGAAGACTTCG AGCGGGGGAAGGTGAGTCGAAACTGCACTGAGTTCGGCTGGTCAGAGACTTTTCCTCATTACATCGATGCCTGCATGGGTGAAGACGGGAATGGCAGCCATCCTGCG GACAACGTGTACTTTGTGTCAGTGAAGGCTCTGTACACCGTGGGCTACAGCACCTCTTTGGTGTCCCTCACCACGGCCATGGTCATCCTGTGCAGGTTCAG GAAGTTGCACTGTACCAGGAACTTCATCCACATGAACCTCTTTGTGTCATTCATCTTGAGAGCTATTTCAGTCTTCATCAAAGACGGCGTGCTGTACGCCAAAGAGGACAGCGAGCACTGCTTCATACGCACT CTGGAGTGTCGAGCGGTGATAATATTCTTCCATTACTGCGTCCTCTCTAACTACTTCTGGCTCTTCATCGAGGGTCTGTATCTCTTCACTTTACTGGTGGAGACCTTCTTCCCTGAAAAGAGATACTTCTACTGGTACATCATCATCGGCTGGG GAAcccccactgtgtgtgtgaccatcTGGGCGGTGCTGAAGCTCCACTTTGATGACGTTGG GTGTTGGGACATGAATGACAACGCTGCCATCTGGTGGGTGATCAAGGGACCTGTGCTCGCTTCAATCATG atcaACTTTGTGCTCTTCATcggcatcatcatcatccttgTCCAGAAGTTACAGTCCCCAGATATCGGTGGAAATGAATCCAGTATTTACTT gaggTTGGCCCGCTCCACTCTGCTACTGATCCCTCTGTTTGGGATCCACTACACGGTGTTTGCCTTCTCCCCTGAGAACGTGAGCAAGAGAGAGCGTCTGGTGTTTGAGCTCGGCCTCGGCTCCTTCCAG GGCTTTGTGGTAGCCGTCCTCTACTGCTTCCTCAACGGAGAG TATATCCCTCAAGGTGCAATCGGAGATCAAGAGGAAATGGCGCAGCTGGACGGTGAACAGATACTTTGCTGTGGACCTGAAGCACCGGCATCCTTCGCTGGCGAGCAGTGGGGTCAACGGGGGCACGCAGCTGTCCATCCTCAGCAAGAGCAGCTCGCAGATCCGCATGTCCAGCCTGCAGGCCGAGACCCCGGCCACCTGAACGGCACCGTCTCCGCACCGGACGCCACCCAGCCTGCCACACCCACCCTCGTCCCGATGACCAGCCTCACCAACCCGTTCCTCAACCCGTACCCCGACCCGTACCCCGACGAAACCGTGATGGAAACCCAGCTCCACTCCAGCGACCCTGAACAGCCTCTAGTCTGA
- the adcyap1r1b gene encoding pituitary adenylate cyclase-activating polypeptide type I receptor isoform X2: MSAANIALLLLLFPKVSSQQVPSNCVIKREQERCLIMMASDDPGNYPEFGCPRMWDNLTCWEPAAFGEVVEVNCPELFYQSMIEEDFERGKVSRNCTEFGWSETFPHYIDACMGEDGNGSHPADNVYFVSVKALYTVGYSTSLVSLTTAMVILCRFRKLHCTRNFIHMNLFVSFILRAISVFIKDGVLYAKEDSEHCFIRTLECRAVIIFFHYCVLSNYFWLFIEGLYLFTLLVETFFPEKRYFYWYIIIGWGTPTVCVTIWAVLKLHFDDVGCWDMNDNAAIWWVIKGPVLASIMINFVLFIGIIIILVQKLQSPDIGGNESSIYLRLARSTLLLIPLFGIHYTVFAFSPENVSKRERLVFELGLGSFQGFVVAVLYCFLNGEVQSEIKRKWRSWTVNRYFAVDLKHRHPSLASSGVNGGTQLSILSKSSSQIRMSSLQAETPAT, translated from the exons atgtctgCTGCTAACAtcgccctcctcctcctcctcttccccaaG GTTTCCAGCCAACAGGTCCCCTCTAACTGTGTGATCAAGAGGGAGCAGGAGAGATGCCTGATAATGATGGCCTCGGATGATCCTGGGAACTATCCAGAAtttg GCTGTCCTAGGATGTGGGACAACCTGACGTGTTGGGAGCCGGCCGCGTTCGGCGAGGTCGTCGAAGTCAACTGTCCTGAACTCTTCTATCAGTCCATGATTGAAGAAGACTTCG AGCGGGGGAAGGTGAGTCGAAACTGCACTGAGTTCGGCTGGTCAGAGACTTTTCCTCATTACATCGATGCCTGCATGGGTGAAGACGGGAATGGCAGCCATCCTGCG GACAACGTGTACTTTGTGTCAGTGAAGGCTCTGTACACCGTGGGCTACAGCACCTCTTTGGTGTCCCTCACCACGGCCATGGTCATCCTGTGCAGGTTCAG GAAGTTGCACTGTACCAGGAACTTCATCCACATGAACCTCTTTGTGTCATTCATCTTGAGAGCTATTTCAGTCTTCATCAAAGACGGCGTGCTGTACGCCAAAGAGGACAGCGAGCACTGCTTCATACGCACT CTGGAGTGTCGAGCGGTGATAATATTCTTCCATTACTGCGTCCTCTCTAACTACTTCTGGCTCTTCATCGAGGGTCTGTATCTCTTCACTTTACTGGTGGAGACCTTCTTCCCTGAAAAGAGATACTTCTACTGGTACATCATCATCGGCTGGG GAAcccccactgtgtgtgtgaccatcTGGGCGGTGCTGAAGCTCCACTTTGATGACGTTGG GTGTTGGGACATGAATGACAACGCTGCCATCTGGTGGGTGATCAAGGGACCTGTGCTCGCTTCAATCATG atcaACTTTGTGCTCTTCATcggcatcatcatcatccttgTCCAGAAGTTACAGTCCCCAGATATCGGTGGAAATGAATCCAGTATTTACTT gaggTTGGCCCGCTCCACTCTGCTACTGATCCCTCTGTTTGGGATCCACTACACGGTGTTTGCCTTCTCCCCTGAGAACGTGAGCAAGAGAGAGCGTCTGGTGTTTGAGCTCGGCCTCGGCTCCTTCCAG GGCTTTGTGGTAGCCGTCCTCTACTGCTTCCTCAACGGAGAG GTGCAATCGGAGATCAAGAGGAAATGGCGCAGCTGGACGGTGAACAGATACTTTGCTGTGGACCTGAAGCACCGGCATCCTTCGCTGGCGAGCAGTGGGGTCAACGGGGGCACGCAGCTGTCCATCCTCAGCAAGAGCAGCTCGCAGATCCGCATGTCCAGCCTGCAGGCCGAGACCCCGGCCACCTGA